Part of the Haliotis asinina isolate JCU_RB_2024 chromosome 8, JCU_Hal_asi_v2, whole genome shotgun sequence genome is shown below.
TGAATGCTGATCTGCCTTTGACAGCACAATCAACATATAGGATGCACACATTTTCTGAATTGATAAATATTGAATAGGCAATTTCTTTTGGTTTGGAAATTTTAATTTGAACAAATGCACACTCAAGGGTGGCCCAAGCACTGCTTCAGTTATACTCCTGTTTGGATAACAATGTTACGATGCTCACAATAACAAGGTGAATACCAAGATGATGAATGCCCTGGAATTCATATCAAACTTTTCGTAAAGTTTGTTGATGCTTATTTTCAAAAGACACTGAATGAGATATGTTGATATGGATGAGTGTCTCACATGCACCTACAATTTAGAAGCCTCATCACTGATTTGCTGAACAAGCACCTGTCACTAATTCCTCacatgtcctcagatcttcatgaAATTAGGTAGAGACTGCTGTCTCCCTAAAAAGATATAATAAATCACTTCcagtaatgtttttgttcttgGAATAGATCAAGATTTATCAGTGCTGTCTTTCTATGGTAGTACTATAAATGTACCTGAAAGGAAACTTACCCTCGCATGTAATGCCCTGGCGTTGCAGGCCAACCAACAAGGAGGTGCAATGATTGCACTTGTAAGGGGTACTGAAAGACTTGACAATAAACTTATGAGCTTTAGGGTGAGGCAGGGGCTTGCCCTGGGCGGGGCTGGTGTTGTTGGAGTAGGGCTTCTGAAACACTGGCTCGTACGGTTGTGAGAACGGCACAGCATCACGAGTGAGGGATGACTCCGGGGTGTCTCCTGCCTGCAGGTCTGACCGGGAATCTGTCCGCGAGTCTGTCCGTGATGCTGTGTCCTCACTGTCATCACCTTGTTCACTGTCTATTGAAATCTGCTGCAATCAACAAAAGGTCAGGTTAATTATCTGTGCTCAAAATGGCTTCCTGTTTCCAAACAACGATCCAAACATAATGCAGTTTGTACTCTTTAATGATGTCTAAAATCTGTTATTTGTACCAAACATATTAGAAACCAATAGAAACTAATGGAAGTGTAACACATAGTTTGCCATTAAAACAATATCCTTCAACTTGCTCAAATGAACTGTATTACAGATTCCGAACAACCAAATAATGTAAAGTATTCTTTCAGTATATCCCTGAAGTTGTGTACTTACATCCATGTTGAATGTGAAACGGTCGTTGAAATACTTAAATAATCCCGGTTCTCTACTATCATCCCCTGtaaagaaatgcaacacacaaGTTACCACTTCAGAAATGACAATTAAGCCTATCTTTAATTGACTGAATGTTAAAAGACAGAATCACCTTCATTGTGTTTCAGGGCAGAGAATCACAAAGGATACGATTACATTAGGATTTACATCTCATGTCAAAAATACTATGTTGTTCTGGATTAAGACTGCATACAAGACTTTTGTCACTAACACACTATCAGGTGGCCTGGAAACAACTCCAAATAAGTCAACAGCCTGTCAGGCTATCTGAGATGGTCTGTTTACCTCCATGAAGGCCTGTTCGTTTCCTATTTAACACTTAGTATTCCAAGAATATGACAATGTCctgaactgtaaataatccagcctAGACCAGAGGTCaatgtcaaaatatttgtaCCTAGGATATGACATTAATCATTGAAAACAGAGGAGTAacaaatgattgatattatgaacaatcTCCAATTTTCAGGGTACAATGGAACACAATGATCCAAGCCTGACTACCTCATCCACTGTCCAACCTTGGACAAGGGCCTAGATCACTAATGTCCTATTCTAACCCATAATTCTTCCAACTCCACGGATCCGTGTCCCCACCCATATGCTGAGCATCTACATGGCTCCTATAAGGTGTACTCACATTCTTTAGGTTGGCTCTCTTGTTGTCTCTGTATTTGCTCCCTGAGCTCTTCATTCTCCCGCTTCAGCTCAGCAATCACGCTGTCCTTCTCATGGATCTTACTGGCAATGGAAAAATGTGCAACTTTAGCTTTCCTTTTTAGTTTCACTTACCAACTAAAGTACCAGCTATTTACTTTTCAGTAATGTAGAGCAGATAAGAGTTAAATGAAGAGGAAATATGTGCTTGCTGACATTATGACATGCTGACACCCCATTCTAAGAATAGTAGAACACATAAGATATTACTTTGATTTGGGTTTCTTTTATCAAAACCTTGAAAGTGTAAGTTCATTAACTACAAGCTCTAGCGAATGAATAGTCAAAATTTTTTAAACTACTGCAAATCAATGTATCTTTGTTTGAAAGTCAAGAGCAAAATCAGTGACATTTCAAATCAATAAAATGACATATCACAACGCAGGAAAGCAATAATACCCTGGGGATGGGTTGTGGTGGGGGTTGTGTGTTGGCAGGCCAAGTAATATAGAATTAATTTGAGACACAGCAATGCTGTaatccaacaaacacacaattcCACCTCTATACTTACCTTCAGCTTATTTCAGGAATACATACTCCAgggataaaaaaaaatatatcttaaGTGCTGGAGTGAGAACAAAGCTTACTTCTCATTGGACACATTCTCTTCCTTGATGCGAGTGAGCTGTTCACTGATCATGGTCTTGGCTTGGATCTCACTCTGGAGGCTAGACTGGAGGTTAAGAAGCTCCATCTTGTCCAGACGTTGAGACCTTCGGTTCCTCCATCGCTGGCCTCGGGACTGGATAACACAGAATGTTGTTAATATTCTCAATGCAGTGTTCAACATAAAGGTATTGGAATCCCACAACACCAGCAGAATTGAGGCCCCATTCAATCTCTAGCAAtgacaaggatctctggaaactTCCATGCTTACTGACTGACATACACtggactgtgttttgtttgttagttctttgcctaatgccacactcagaaaCATTCCTGTTGAATTATTTCTCCCATTCATTAAAGTATTGAGCAATGAGAATACTGTGGGACCATAAACTGGGTGAATTATCCCTGGACATGTCAACCCACCACAGCGGAAGCGAGGAAAACAACTTACCGGGTCATCACCAGACACACCCATCACCTTCAGGTTCTCCAGTTCTTCTGTCATCTTAGTGGCCAGAGCTTGCAAATAGCCTCGAGCATCCTTCTCATCACTCACCCTGCACAAAATACAGTCACATTTCACACCTTTCTACCCAACAACCGATATCTACATTAATCATCTCTTCCTACACacatacagaaatatttctagctattttgtttttcacagaaAAAGTGCTATGGTCAATTTTTTTCAAGTAAATATCTAGTGATTTTGCAAAGAATATAGTTGGAAAGGATTATTAAACTATTACTACTTATATGAATCGAGCAGCAGCACCAAGAAAAGACATCATTCAATGAATCAGTTATGAGCTCAGACAGCGCTCTGTCTTTAGACTGCCTCTGCATCACCACAAGCAATGATATCTCATTTGTTTTAGTATGCAGCAGTCAGTGATATTTGAGGCATCATAAATACTAAATGTCAATCAATGAGGTACATAGGCCTCGGCAACCCATCAAACTAAGTGGTGATGATCCAGGTATTGTGAGGTACATACCACTTGATGATCTCTGAGATCTGTGCCTCCCACTGAGCTACTGACTCCCGTTTGTCATAGATATCCCGAATCTCCTCTTCCAGCTGAGAACGTTCCCGTATGTGGTTGTCAATACGATTTTGATACTGAAAGGATAAGTGTAGATCATTTGTGTGTGGTCTGACACAAAGATTCATAACCTCCTTTACAAAACATCTGAATTCACCTTCATAAATACTCTCTTGTAATTAATCACAATGGGTGGGGATAAAGGTACTGATTAATCAAATCGAAGATGTAGACACAAATAGGTATGATTGAACAATGGCAGATTCTCTCCTCTTACAGTCAGTTACCTCCATTGATAGTGGGATCAATAGACAGCAATTAGAATgtcaatataatataataataacattTCAAATAACAAGCCTTACCGAGTGCACCTCATCCTTGAGTCTGTCCACCTCATTGCTGAAGGCCTTACTCCTCTGTTCATGCATCTCAGCCCGCTGCTTGGACTTCTGGAGCTGTTCCTTCAAATCATCCACAAGCTGCTGAGATACCTTTGACTTCAGGTTAGTCATCTCATGTTGGAGCTCACTTCGCTTAGCTTCTGATTCCTTCAAATGGTACTTAATGTCACATAGTTCCGTAGAATATTTAGAGGAAACTCTTGCTAGTTCTTCTTCCCTTTCAACATCCTTTCTTTCTACTTCAGCTTTCAACCTGAAACAAAGACAGAAGATAATTATGAGGTAATTCTGTGGTATTTTCATGAAGGCATTAAGCTGGCCAAGGTGTGATTGCTAAAAACTGGCTGACTTACTTGTACAAATATCTAAGTGTGAATTATTTACACAATAGACTATAGACGAAATTCTTTCTTCATTAAAAGAGCCTAAAAACCTGAGATCTTAGAGAAAAGACATGAGTAGAATTTGTTACAAATCTGAATAGTTAGAAACAGAAAGTACAACTCTTACCTAGTGATCTCCTGAGTTAGTTCTAGATTTGTAGAACTGCTTGAACGACCCATCTGTCTACGCTTGATGTTTTCCAGCTCTTGTTCTAAATCCGAAGCATACTGCTCTGCTCTTTCTCGTAACCGTTTTTCCTTGCCAGCTTCAGACTTGGCCTCATCAATCTGGTTCTGAGCCTAAATATACCGAAGTGTAAGAGTTTAAAGAACTGTTCACAGCACACACAAAACAACTATGCATTCAGCTTGATGAGACTGATTGTTTCCTAAGCTGATGCCTGAATATTCCCCATCAGAATTTGGAACAATGCTGAAAGCAgcgttaaaaaacaaaaacaccaccATACCTCACTGATGAGTTTCTCCAGCCTCCTTTTCTCCAATCGGATACCATCCAGCTTTGACTTGTAATCTTCCGTCTCTTCCTCCTTGTTCCGTGCCTCTCGTGTCAACTCCTTCACCTTTGACTGAGCCTTCAACAATCTATAACAATGTTCACATGAAAGAGTTTTTTttacaaataaacccattctCGTTTACTCAACCTTCAGCAATTCTGCTTCACGTTCATGCCATATAATAGTAACAGGCAAGTCAGGTTAGTTCTGTCTATGTGTGCAGCGATCTGTGGATAATTAATCCCATTATGGTTTCAATTTAGGATTGTTTATTAACAACTCATTCAGACAGCTAATGTCTCTGTGTGAAAGATTTTGGTAATTCCCTTCATGACACATGGAGGCATGACATGGTCATGAATTGTGGCAAAAGCACAACAGACATGAGTAAATCATAAAATTCATGAACAGTCACCACATGATCCGGATCAAGTTAACCTCCCCTCAAATGACTTAACCATTGGCAACAATGGGATTTGTGTTAATTTTGTCATATAGAAATTTTAGATACCACTTTCAAACCCAAGTATAGTTTTCACAAAACCCATCAGACCAACATTATTAGCTTCCCATGACATAACATTAGTTTTAGCTCTGTAATCATCCTTAACAAGATATCATTTCTATCAACACAGGGTCTCAAAAGCAGCATTCATAAAACATTTCCTGCATCGACTTAATGACTATGGCATAAGTCAGATCTTTAAAAGCAGCAGAAAACAACTTTAGTTTAAACATTCACAATTTTAAATGTTTGGATAACTTTTTTAATTGTGAACAAATTTGAAATCATTAAAAATCACTCACGAATCATTGGTACTTGTATACTGTTCCATGGCTAGTTTCTGTTTCGACAAGGCGTCCTTGAGTTCTCTCCCTTGGGTCTTGTACTTGTCTCGCCAATCTTGCAATTCCttacaagacaaacatgaaacaatCAATTGCATGCAGCAATCAAATCTACTTTCATTGGAAAATACTGACTTCAATATCTATGCAAAAGGCACAGAATGAACTACTATTACTAGGTATCATCAGTCTGCAGAAACAGTCCatgtacaaaccttttcgaatGCAGCTTTCTCTTCATCCAGTAACTTTAATTTCCGTTCAACTTCTTGCTTTGagtcaaacatttttttcagatctTGTTCCAAAAGGCTGACCTCCCCTTGTGATTCTGGAAAAGTTTTTCCACATAAATCCAACCTTTTCACCAGCATTTCACTTGCACATATGCAATCATAATCCTTTCAGAACTGCATAATCATATATGGTATGATTCGTTTCCTTATGGTCCAGTGACAACTAGCAATATTGCCTATCTGTGACAACTgtcacatttacataaaatccaACATTTGAAACTGCAATGATCCTCATCTTCAGGGTACACTGACCTGCCTTCAACCTAGAGAAGGACCCTAACCTCTCGATCAGTTTGTCCACTCCTTACAACTAGCAATGTGcaagttaagttttacgccgcttttaacaatattccagcaatatcagggaggacaccagaaatgcacttcacactttgtacccaaatggggaatcaaacctgagtcttcaTTAGGATGggtgaatgttttaaccacaaggctacctaaCCAACCAAAAGAGTGCGCTAGGAATCACTTTTACTCTCCATAGGTTAAGGACCTATTATCAAAACATACTGAATGATGGTGTCATACCTGCAACAACCCTGTGTAAAACTGCCACCTCTTCCTTCAGTTGCCGCACTTCATCGTCTGACCCTgaagctgctgctgctgccacacCATTGATGTCTTGTGTTGTCCGCAACTCATTTATTGTTGCAGTTGTTTCTGTGCGAATGAAACAAATATAGTCTGTGGTGGTGGAATGATATATTTATGCTCTAATGTACAAAGTTCCATAAAATTCTTTAGGAAAACACTACAAATCATAATCAGTACCAGTTaattcaaaattgaaaagcATCAGAATTCAGATTTGCAACACATTTATCAGTCCTTATTCTACTGGAACTTTTGTTTAGATCCTGCAAGTGGGAGAGGGAGTGAAAGGGGTCATAGAACTTTTCAAAAATTACTCCAGCCTTACCATGGCTGGTGACAATCTGTCCCCATTTGTCTTATCAACGTCAAAGTGGGGCATCAACCGTAGTAAATGGCACTTGGCAGGCTACCCAAATACCATTCCACTGTCATAGCTGTGATACTTTATTTTCTGGGGTGCGCAAATGACTCACCATGAATTTTTATCATTAAGTCTTTGTTTTCTCTTTCTAGGTTCCTGATCTTTCTCTCATATGTTTCCACTAAAGCACCATCCACTTTGTCACCATTCGTTCCCTCGGGATCAATTAGACACGCTACATCAGACAGTTTACTGAAGAGAATGAAACAACATTAATACACAATCCTTGAAGctttttaattcttttaaccATCACACTTTCAAATCTCAACAGAAATTTTAAACATCATATGTTTGGTACAGTATGTCAATGTGACTCTTAATAGATACAATTCCTTTACTGGGTATTCATGAGCAGACACATTAGTGTAAAAGCAGCATGTAGAGAAATGTACTTACGACTTGCGTGTAAATGAGAAACCAATGAAAGGCAGGTGGTGTCCTTTAAATGCTGTGTAAGTTGCTGGTGGGACTGTGTCCTGCAAACAAAGGCATACAAGTACTGGCGTGATCTTTTCTCAGCCTCCACATATCTGGGGTTGGCATAAAACTGCAATGAGTGAGTTCTACACTGCtttaaccaatattccagtaatatcatggtgaGGGACACTCATTGTACCAATGTCAGGAATTGAAACCAGGACTTCTGtttgacgagcaaacacttccACCACTTTTCTAACCCACTTCCCCTCTTACAATTGTACAACTGCAATAACAACAGTAAATGTTAATAATGAAATAAGATTGTTCTCAGCTCCAATATCCGGGCAATGGTgaatatttaaaggtcacatgcaacgtaaaacacaactttgcagattctggtacctttcggtatgcacttaccgaaacaaatcataaaaaatgccaattcaacctataaaagttgaaaaaaaacgcgatgaaaaaaaagcccgcgaaatcggagttcaaacgtttcactaaattccccccagcgctggggggaaaactggtttcaactgctgtgttgcgctgcgtccatgacgcatgcgcagtgaataggttcgcgctgcatgaaacagtatgcatgcccagcatctgaggtcgtgagcagtagtctaatcttggatgtgtacacaaacaagtaattaatctactcgttacgtaaaacaacttgttgattgtggtaagcagtctctgtcacagagaaagctcaatgtctggtttattgacacctatatgtctgcctgcctgtctgctaaagacaacatgcaatacacagcttcaatcattgaccacgtgcaatttgaacttaacacctatcagactatacgacataaagaaaataagttgatttatgactcgtgcacccgagtcccgtgtctgccacattatgtaattaggcacgtgtgatacacatgacgtttttatgtctgtgggttacaaacaaactacattcattttttcggatgactggatctggcggaaactggtgcaaactcttgtcagtttcaagtcctgctttgtacttggacgaatgacagattccagccacgcagtagtttactatctctactgacatgattttttattggatcgagcgcaaatttagagaacatgtattttccaaacccaacatctctatatacattcttcatggataacgacttcttttcgtgtgtatgattttgtttgacaacagtatatgaatccatactgaaacgacgcatcaagtacacaaaaagaagttgttatccataaagaatcttactttcttgtgactggctatacttctaaaatgcccatcaaacagatcatctttctgtacacaaaatgaaccctcagcatatcagcaaatgaaacagccaatcggaagccgtcgttacgcttgaatgcatatccacccgctatgactgggttcagtttcccgagggcttcgtttcgggggaagtaagcccaagtacaaaatattgcacttttgaaccgcgattgtatgcttacaatagtgtttatttgtttttttaaaagcagcaatgtatattatatgtcatgaataagtgataaatgtgttttaattatgtttgattttttggttgcatgtgacctttaagcatcCATAACTGTGACATGACCATCACTAACTGGATTATATCAACAATACAAGTATTTTGTGTTTGGTAATAAATTTCCAACATCATCATACTATTGGCATCCACTTCAACTTCTGAATTTTCAGCAATGTAATGTCCTTCACACTTGGAGCGTCATACTTAAGAGACTGACCTGAGACGATCTGTGTTAGCATCAATCTTTAGTAACCTATGCCTGTTGTGAGGGGCAACtaacaggtggtcaggctcgctagcttggttgatacatgttgtATCCCCACTGCATAGATACTAAtcctgttgattactggattgtctggtccagactgcattatttacagatcagtGCCAATTAGTTTCATATTGCTGCATGTGGCAGTAGACTAACCTCTCTCAACTGCTGAAGTGGTAAAACTTCAGgccaacagtatgagcatccaTTAATGTACTAAGGTTTATTTCCTAACTGGTCCTTTACATTGGAGCCATCAGAAATAACAGGtttactttttttatttttttggtttTAACACAATAAACATAGAAGGAACTAACAACTTCAAGCCATGCTATACATACAGCCTCGAGTAGTGTGTACAGTGAACTTACTGTATGCCGAAAATCTGTGTCGTCTACATCAAAATTGGAAGTGTCAGTTGGACTCGAGACTTCAGGCTTGTAAGGGGCCTCCACTGTGAACAGACCATGGATTTTATTAGACATACACATGAGAATGGTTGCTACAAAGTATTACTAGAAACAGAATAAGTACTACTAAACTTCTGTTAGAGAGCATGTAGGTGGATATTGAACACATATAGTTTAAGTATCCTCATCAAATGCCAAGCAGTGTAATATGACAAAGAGTCTGGTCTCAGTATTGGAAAACCAACAATAATTACCACATATCAAAGACAAATTCACAAGCTTTGCACGGTGGGGACGGGGGTTGATTAGTGGTGTTCCAATTGTTGAAATAAACCAAGATTAGTCGCAgtgacacaaaaaaaacaaaaacaagaggTCCCATATTCTCAATCAAAAACACAAATTTTGTCACTAGTGTCTTAAgtgattgaaacacttgacaatgGAACATATCTCAGAAGTTGCCATGGCCAGAAACACGTTTAATTCTTAGAAGTTGCAAGTTGCATCATTTCACATTAGATGTGAAAGTTACAAATGAGATTTGCATAGtttttaataaaacaaaaaaatcagaGAAACAACTTATACTAATCTACAACAACAAATTGACAAGGAATGCGAACCTATTTATTTTCAATGATTGCACATTGGTAATGAACCAATTTccaattgtgagatttcaaccaattcccaacactaatgATCATCAAACACTGGATGTAACCAAACGGTAGAGCTAGCTACTTACTGTCTCTAATGTTGTTCCAGTCAATGCCACTAAACCAGTTATGATTTCTGAAGTCATCAAGTCCGCCTTTGCCGAACCTCTTGTCTGCACTGCAGATAAGCTGCCTTATTAGATCCTTGGCTTCTTgagatacatcatctacatcTGTTGGGAACTCAAACCTTGTCTGAAAGGAACAAAATagatttttacattttaaacacaTAATCGCACTGGTGGCACTAACAGTTGGTCTCTCATAGTTCACGCTCACAGACCCATGATGATACAATGTAAAATAGGTcatcatcaacccatgcttgccacaaaacgcgactatgcttgtcataagaggcaaccaaTGGGACAAAATGGTCAagatcgctgactttgttgacacatgccaacactcagatcaatgctcatgctgttgatcactggttggacaagacttgattatttacagaccactaccatatagctggaatattgctgactgcggtgaAATACTAACCTCAATCATTCATCCgaataaacatttatcaactgTATTCTAACTGCAAAAGTACTATCATCTACAGAAGTACAGTACATCCTGGTTATAATTCCACAATTTGTTCAGGAGAAAATATGGCATTACATCTAGAATGGCATTATAACAAGGCAGAACAATTGGAGGCCCTATGCAATGAACAAGGTGACTGAGCTGAAGTATTTGTACCTCTCAAAGAAGGTAAAGAACACCCCATTGATTAATATCACTTTGGATAATATGGCATGATTAACTATTTTAACATGAACAATGACCCATTCATGTGTGTAGTATATTTACTGCCAATAATTAAATCACTGATCAGCGTTTGGTTCCCAAACCTTGTTGTTTATTGTGAATGAATCTGTACTTACTTGATGGTTCATAATCTTGCCGTATGTCTCCACCAGGGATTCAGCATAGAATGGTGTCTCTCCATACAACatctcatacatacacacaccaagagaccaCCAGTCACACTCGGGGCCATATTTACCATGGCCATCCTCCATAGCCTGGAAACAAATACACACTGTCAAAAACTCATACCATAAGATAATCCTGCAGTTTCAAAACTGAGTGAattaatatatattgttttgataGTCCACATAAACATAGCTACAAAAATAACAGACTAACACAAAGTATTCTTAAACCTCTGTTGACATTTCTATGGAGATATCTGTTAAAAGATATACAATCTATGATAATAAACGCTTTGACTGTCTATGGTAATCAAAGATGATATACCTGTGCTATCATACAATCAGCTCATAAATTGTTTCACATAGAACAAGCTATCAATCAGGAAGtaaatataaatgtcagtgtgtAATTGTAAGGAAGAAAAGTAAGTAGGTCACATCACTTAACAAGACTCTTGTACTTTTGGtgtaaaacaatgtttcaaTTCATCTCTAAGTAGCAGTTGATAGTTAGAAACTGATAATCCTTGCAAGAATAACACATTTCTGGCTTAACCATCCCCAGTTTGCCACCTGGTCTAGTAAGTCATATTTGGCAGTCATGCAATTTGGAACCAGATATAGTTCTTGAATTTAAGCTTGTCACCAGAAATCTGGAGTAGTATGGGCCCCTTCTCATATATTGCAAGTTATGTGCAAAAGGGAGACAAACCAACAAAGTACAAAAAGTAGCACCTTACAAGCCCTGTTGTAAAGCTAATGCACTGCTACAAAGAAGTCATGAGGGCTGTTTCAATGTACACAAAAATTGTTGGTATACTGTACTTTTCCAGTTGTAGAAGCTCACAACTTATTGATAGTATATGCCTAGATTTTGGAAGTTAATGGGCTATAATACTAAATATTAAAGGTCTAGATTTAGGAAATGGACTCAAATATGCTGCTCAAGGCCTCTGAATAAAAGATAAACACATGTGACATACTCTTAGGATTTCCGGTGAGATGTAGTCTGGCGTCCCGACAGCTACTGAGGACTGCACTGTTCCATCAGCCATCAGCTTGAGACATGACCCAAAATCAGCTAGCACTATATGACCACTTCTATCAAGAAGCACATTGTCGGGTTTGATGTCTCTATGTACATAATGAAGTTTATGAAGGGAGTCTATAGCAAGGaccatttcagcaatatagaACTTGGACATGTCTTCTGGAAGGCGGTCTTCAAACTTGCTGAGTAATGTGAGCAGATCTCCACCACAGTAGTAGTCCATAACAAGATACTGCAAGGAAGAAAAAGACGGTGAAACAGCAGAGTCAGTCACTCTAGCAAGTGAAGGTCTGTTGCAtgaacattccagttatatcagaATAGTCAGCAAATAACAGTGCCTGGACCAGAGAAGTCCAAGGTTACTAGAATAAGCAATGACCTGTAATGTCAGGGTAAGAATCATCCTGGATACACACTGTAATCAACCAATTGTCATTTAACTCAATCCTCACAGAAATTAAAACAATGGTGGATATTGTAATAATTTTGCAATAATTTGAACGACCAATTCTATTGTCACATAATAAGGGGTAATGGACTACAAGTGTGCATATGCTGTGGTAGTCATAAATGAAAGCTTGATATAAAATAAACACTGCATCATTTACATCTATTGCGAAAGCCCGGGGGATACAGGTTACAGGCCCTCTGAGACTTGGAGGATACACAAGTACTAATACACTTTTGACCAACCAAGAAACAAAATCACTGACTGCCTGGGATCAAAACCAATGGTTGAAGATGACAGAACATCTAAGAGCTCAGCTCAACACAGTAATTGTGCCATTTTCGATGACACTGTTAGCCATGACCAAGCCAAAAATGAAGCTGCTGTTCAAGAATTGTGAAAAATGGTTAAAAACCTATCTCAATATACCTAGTAAAAAAAAATTTAGCTTTTAATGAAATTTCAAAAGTCTTTCAAAACAACTAGTCCTTACACCTTTTcattaactctttcaa
Proteins encoded:
- the LOC137295077 gene encoding serine/threonine-protein kinase MRCK alpha-like isoform X1, translated to MSAEERLKALEQLYLQGASASDGYTVSVETLLDVLVTLYDECTNSTLRKEKNISDFVEFAKPIVGKIKTCRLHRDDFDTLKIIGRGAFGEVAVVKEKHTDQVYAMKILNKWEMLKRAETACFKEERDVLVYGDRRWITNLHYAFQDEHYLYLVMDYYCGGDLLTLLSKFEDRLPEDMSKFYIAEMVLAIDSLHKLHYVHRDIKPDNVLLDRSGHIVLADFGSCLKLMADGTVQSSVAVGTPDYISPEILRAMEDGHGKYGPECDWWSLGVCMYEMLYGETPFYAESLVETYGKIMNHQTRFEFPTDVDDVSQEAKDLIRQLICSADKRFGKGGLDDFRNHNWFSGIDWNNIRDMEAPYKPEVSSPTDTSNFDVDDTDFRHTDTVPPATYTAFKGHHLPFIGFSFTRKSKLSDVACLIDPEGTNGDKVDGALVETYERKIRNLERENKDLMIKIHETTATINELRTTQDINGVAAAAASGSDDEVRQLKEEVAVLHRVVAESQGEVSLLEQDLKKMFDSKQEVERKLKLLDEEKAAFEKELQDWRDKYKTQGRELKDALSKQKLAMEQYTSTNDSLLKAQSKVKELTREARNKEEETEDYKSKLDGIRLEKRRLEKLISEAQNQIDEAKSEAGKEKRLRERAEQYASDLEQELENIKRRQMGRSSSSTNLELTQEITRLKAEVERKDVEREEELARVSSKYSTELCDIKYHLKESEAKRSELQHEMTNLKSKVSQQLVDDLKEQLQKSKQRAEMHEQRSKAFSNEVDRLKDEVHSYQNRIDNHIRERSQLEEEIRDIYDKRESVAQWEAQISEIIKWVSDEKDARGYLQALATKMTEELENLKVMGVSGDDPSRGQRWRNRRSQRLDKMELLNLQSSLQSEIQAKTMISEQLTRIKEENVSNENKIHEKDSVIAELKRENEELREQIQRQQESQPKEWDDSREPGLFKYFNDRFTFNMDQISIDSEQGDDSEDTASRTDSRTDSRSDLQAGDTPESSLTRDAVPFSQPYEPVFQKPYSNNTSPAQGKPLPHPKAHKFIVKSFSTPYKCNHCTSLLVGLQRQGITCEVCGYSCHVHCMKKAPDVCPVPSDLMTKRPAGVNVERGLGTAFEGFVRVPRLGGIKKGWQRQYMVVCDFKLFFYDMLSDKNIPNEVVQEVLDMRDERFSASSVSPSDVIHANKKDIPQIFRVTTTELNSPFSEHIVLLLAEDEREKERWLTVITQLHGILKNNDKLPRTAVYQAQEVCDNSLSLVKNTMSSTILDSSRIVLGTEEGLYILDLKRDHLTRVGDRGDKKIFQLEIVPQEHSVIYIGGRQKNIKILHVSALEGKDCDSVKIVETKGCQTFCTGLIRQGTVTCLCVAIKRTIQVYEVNKTRVRYRKLKDIQVPGHVEFVDMMSERLCVGYPSTFAIYTVQGDGAPMTLVNTEDHSLEFLVRNPVKSLMAIELPSKEYLLVFNILGVYVDSTGARSRAQELLWPAQPDAVSYSEPYLACYTENSVFIYDVNTSEWVQTINVKKCKPLCKDGSLCIFSGVDSQHIFYLKDIYAEEDRLLVAELAKMKSGGRNKRRFSFKSREEDHRSSKGSERRNRDISGPITFSHVAHMGPDQVMVPPPPPSQGGDRRSRVISSPINFSHIAHMGPDQGMQVLIDLPKSGGNQSNVGSSSGESEMQRVKSMFQPQLKSIHEAQMRGARPVSSHFNGSAGSRSEGGRPGGVRTMPGAPQDPNSLEKDVFEDSPDQPGWRHSIASNNSSNPSSDTGSNRQSFIDERDHGTDTSESEHASTNL